In the Candidatus Dadabacteria bacterium genome, GGTCTTTCAGGAGAAAACGGCAGAGGTCTTCGCGGAAGCCCGCAATCTGGTCGTAACCCTCTTTCACTGGTGGTTCATGACCTCCGCCAACATCATACTGCTTTTCTGCCTGCTGGTGATGGTCTCCCCGCTTGCCAAGGTGCGTCTGGGCGGAGCGGGTGCGAAGCCGGATTACTCCTACGCAAGCTGGTTCGCGATCCTGTTCGCGGCTTCGGTAAGCGCCGGATTCGTTTTTTTTGGCGTGGTGGAACCCGTGCATCACTTTCAGAGCCCGCCGCTCGGCATTGATCCTTCCGACACCGAGAGCGCCTTTGCCATTGCCGTCGCGGGATCTGTTTTTCACTGGGGACTCCACGGATGGGCTATATTCGCCGTCGCGGGCCTGTCAATGGCTCTTTTCTCCCAGAACATGGGCATGCCGTTTTCCCTGCGTTCGGTGTTTTATCCCGTTCTGGGCAACCGCGTGTGGGGCTGGACCGGGCACCTGATTGAAACGCTGGTGGTATTCTCCACCCTGTTCGGCCTTGCAGTATCCATAGGTTTCGGAACCGAGCAGATAACAGGCGGTATTGACTACCTGTTCGGAATTCCCCCCTCCGATCTCTCCAAGATAATACTGATCGTTCTTGTAATGCTGACTGCCATGGCGGCACTGCTGACCGGGATAAATACCGGAATCGGCCTCCTAAGCCGCATGAACATAATTCTCGCGGTGTCGCTGATGCTGTTTGCCATCTCGGCCGGACCGACGCTTGACATTCTCCGCCATTGTCTGGTCTCGACCGCAAGCTATGTGGCCAACATAGTGCCCCTCAGCCTCTGGACGGGACGCGAAGACGTGGACTTCATACACGACTGGACAGTTTTCTACTGGGCCTGGTGGTTCTGCTACGCGCCGTTTGTCGGAATGTTCATCGCGCGCATTTCAAGGGGCAGAACCGTGCGCGAGTTCCTTTTCTTCGTGCTTGTACTGCCTACAGTTTTCTGCGTACTCTGGATGAACGCCCTGGGAGGCAGCGCGGTTTTTCAGTTTCTCTTCGACGGCTACGCGGGAGTGATTGAAACGGTCGACGCAGGACGTCCTGAACTCGCTTTGTTCAAACTGCTGGAAACGCTTCCGCTTACAAAGCTGTTCAGCGTTCTTAGCGTATTGCTGCTGTTTTTTTTCCTCGTCGTCTCTCTTGACTCGGGGTCTCTGGCCGTTGACTCCATAACGGCCGGAGGCAAAATGGACACGCCGGTGCCGCAACGTGAATTCTGGTGCTTTATAGCGGGAGTGGTGCCTGCGGTGCTTATGATCGCGGGCGGGCTCAGATCGTTTCAGGCCGCGGTTGTCGTCGCAAGCTTCCCGCTTACCATTTTGTTCATCGTTATGCTTTTCGGTATCTGGGCGGGACTTCGCCGTGAGTTGCGCCACCCACATCATCCGAAACAGCCATCCCGCAAAGACGCCAAGTGAGGAAGTACTCACAATCGCCCCACCCTCATGAAACAGAGGGAACAGGAAAGGTCGCCGAAACCTTGTCGACAAGCAGCCCTGAAGGGTGGTTCTGTATAGCGCGAAAAACCCGTTTTCCACATCAGTCTACCTGCGGTAAAGAGAAATCCTTTGGTCTTCCAGTTCCTGTTTTTGTAAGAAAAATACTATAAATTTCTAACAAAAACTCAGTATGAAAAAATCAGAATGACTGTTCAGACAATTTACAGTTTTAGAAAAATACTGTAAATTTCTAACAGATTTTAAACTAGCAGAAGTCGAAGGAGTGTCGCCAAGTGTCCAGCATAGCTGACCAGATAGTGAAGAGGTTGTCAGAACAGAAAACAGGATGGGTATGTACGCCGAAGGATTTTCTGGATTTGGGCAACCGTGCGGCTGTTGATCAGGCATTGTATCGTCTGGTCAAGGCGGGACAGTTGCGCCGGGTTGGGCGCGGCCTTTACGATGTGCCGAGAACAAGCAAGCTGCTCAAGCGGTTAGCGCCTGCTGACCTCTATTCCGCAGTTGCGGCAGTCACAAGACGAGACGATGCCAAGATTATGCGGAGCGGATCAGTGTACGCAAACCTCCTCGGTCTTACTAACCAAGTACCCGCAAAGGTTGTCTACGATACGGACGGCACATCCAGAACATTAACCATCGCCGGATTCTCTGTGTACTTTCGCCACGCACCCCCAAGTGTCATGCGCTGGGCAGGAAAACCTGGAGCCCGAGTCGTTCAGGCACTCAGGTGGCTCGGCCCTTATGCCAGCAAAGACCCCGATGTAGTTCCGATTCTAAAACGGGTCCTTCCTGACTACGTCAAGCTTGATCTCTCACAAGGTATCCGCTACATGCCCGGTTGGATGCGACCGATTGTACATGACGTCACGAACAACAAGGCGGTTGGATCATGAACGGTGCCTTCAAATCATTTCTGTCCACCCCTGAACAAGACAGAGCAGCTTTGTTCGTGGATACAGCACAACGCCTCGGAACGTTGCCCGAATATGCGGAGAAAGACTTCTGGGTCTGCCTAGTTCTCGACGCGCTTTACAACGGCCTTCCCGAGGAACATCCGAAACTTCTCTTCAAGGGCGGAACTTCTCTTTCAAAGACTTTCGGCCTCGTACAGCGATTCTCAGAAGACGTAGACATAGTCGTCTATCGCAAAGATCTGGGGTTTGAGGGGGAGCGGGATCCAACCGTCGCGGAAAACAAAAAACGAAAAAAACTCTTTGAAGAACTCAGGTCGGTATGTAGTGCCTATATTCTTGAAGATATGAAAAAAGACCTTACGATACTGGTTGATGAGGTAGCGCGAGGATGTCGAGTCTTCCCTGATCCGAACGACCAGGACGGTTAAACTTTATTAGTCGGATATCCTTCAATATATACAACGGGAGAAAACAACTACGTGGTGCCTCAAGTGAAAATCGAAGCTGGAGCAAGATCGGCACTGGACCCTAATCTTGCCTGTTCCATAACTCCGTACATTGCCGATGAACTGCCCGACTGGTCACTTGAGGTGAAAAACATAACGGTTATAGCGCCCGAGCGGACTTATCTCGACAAGCTTCTTATTCTCCATGGCGTGCACTGCGGCTATCGTGACGCTGGACGACTTCCGAGAGAAAAACAGCGTATTTCACGCCATTACTACGATGCGGCGATGATCACGGCGACAGATGTCGGCAGATCCGCACTGTCCGATACAAAGCTGCTGGATGAAGTTCGAGCACATAATACGCTGGCCTTCCGGCAAGCATGGAAAAAACTCGAAGAGGCCGTACCCGGATCTCTCAGGTTGCTTCCGCAGGAAGAACCGCGAGCCGTGATTGAGCGGGATTATGAACAAATGCAGGAAATGCTTTTCGGAAACGCGCCAGATTTCGGGTGGATAATGGAGCAGCTCGAATATGCCGAATCCACGATCAACAAGGCCTGATCCAGCACCTTTTACGCCAGAATGTAATCCCCGCCGAAAAGGCTCGATATGCAGCGAGTCAAGGTTCCCGCGCACATAAAAAAATTGAAATGCCCGTCCGTTGTGTTTTATTAATCCCTGTCAACTTCCATTTTACGGATCTCGAAAACACATGAAGAAAAACCAGTTCTACGTAACAACTCCGATTTACTACGTAAACGACGTGCCCCACATCGGCCACGCCTACACGACCATAGCGGCCGACACGATCGCTAGGTACAAGGCGGCTTCGGGACATGAAGTCTACTTTCTCACGGGAACCGACGAGCACGGAAGAAAAATAGAGCAGACCGCAGAGACAAACGGGGAAGCTCCCATAGAGCTTGCAGACAGGGTGGTAGTCAAGTTCCAGGATCTCTGGAAACTCCTCGGCATCTCGAACACCGACTTCATAAGAACCACGGAGCCGCGCCACCGCGAGGCCGTATCCGAAATATGGAAACTGGTTGAGAAAAGCGGCGACATATACCTTGACGAGTACGAGGGCTGGTACGACGTGAGAAACGAGGCCTTCATAACCGAAACCCAGCTTGAAGAAATAATGAAGCTTCCTGAAGAAAGCCGTCCCCGACTGGAGAAAATAAAGGAGCAAAGCTACTTCTTCAGGCTCTCTCGTTACCAGGAGCCTCTTCTTCGCCATTACAGAGAACATCCCGAGTTCGTAAAACCCGGCTACAGAAGAAACGAAGTCGTAAGTTTTGTGGAGGGAGGTCTCAGAGACCTGAGCGTAAGCAGGACGAATTTCTCGTGGGGAATCCCCGTTCCCGGCCCGGAAGGACACGTGGTCTACGTCTGGTTCGACGCCCTCACCAATTATCTTACGTCGCTTGGGTTCCCTAGGGAAACCGGTGATTTCAAGAGATTCTGGCCCGCGGACATTCACCTCGTGGGAAAAGACATACTCAGATTCCACGCCGTCTACTGGCCCGCTTTTTTGATGTCGGCGGGACTTCCGCTTCCGAGAACCGTGTTCGCCCACGGATGGTGGACAGTCGAGGGGGAGAAGATGTCAAAATCCCTTGGAAACGTGGTTGATCCCTACAAGGTGGTGGAGGAGTTCGGTTCCGAGATATTCCGCTATTTTCTGCTCCGCGAGATACCTTTCGGGCAGGACGGGGATTACTCGAAAAGATCGCTCGTAAACAGGGTGAACGGAGAACTCGTAAACGGACTCGGAAACCTCGTGAGCCGCTCTCTGGGAATGATCGAGAGATACCTTGGAGGGATCGTTCCTGAGCCGGCGGAATTCACGGAAAGAGAGAAGGAGATAGAGGATTCCTGCCGCGAGACTGGCCGGCTGGTGCGCTCGGACCTTGAGGATCTCGCGTTTAACAGGGCGCTGTCGCGAATATGGGAATTCATAGGGCTTGTAAACAGGTACGTGGACAGCGAGGCCCCGTGGAAACTCGCGAAGCAGGAGGGGAAGGAAAAAAAGCTTGAAACGGTCCTCTGGACGCTTGCAGAGAGCATAAGGGTGATTTCCATTCTTATCTATCCGTTTCTTCCGGAAACCTCGCTGGACATCAGGGGGAAAATAGGGCTGCCCGCGGATGCAGGTGTCGAGAATGCTGAGTGGGGACATACGAAACCGGGAACGTCCGTTGTGAAGGGAGAGAATCTTTTCTCGAGGATAAAGGAAGAAGAGAACTGATAATCGGAAGAATTGCAGAAAGTCTTTTGAAGTGACCCCGGAATCCCCGGACTCGCTCAGGCCGGGCAGACCCGATTCAAGACCGGAGGACTTAATTCAGTCTCTGCAAACCCTGTCCAGTTGTTCAATGAATCGGGCTTTGCGCTTGTGTTTTTCCCGAAGAGAATCAAGGCGGCTTGAGTGCGCATCCAAAGCGCCATCTTCTTCAGCAATCACACGCATATCGGAAATCAGGGCCGCGGCACGTTCATAAGCTGAAACATCCCGCCTGCTTATCTCTTTTTCGATATCGCCCCACACCTTTTCTCTACCACGCAGTCTCAGGCAACCAAGATGCTCTCTGCGTTTTTTCTCCTCGCGACGCTCAGACTCAAGCCGCCGCTCTTCACGCTTCCTGGCCTCGGCTTCTTCGCGAGCCTTTCTTACATCGCTCGCGCGAGCGCGCAACTCGGATACCGTACGAAGACCCGTCCGGGCATCTGAATCTTCAGACGGAGACAAGACCCTCTCGGCCCTGTTCTTCACCTCGGCGGCCACGCGAAGATCTCCCTGAACCAGCCTGTAAAGCCAGGAGATCTTCTCCTCATCCGCCACGGTACCAAGAGCCGCGCGGAATGTTTCGGGGGAAAGCTCCGGGGTCTCGGAAACAACACCTGACTCCGAAGCTGCCTGCAGCAAATCAGGGTCAATGCGGAAAAAACCGGCGAAGGCTTCAAGACCGCCGTTCATCTTGCCAATGCCGGGAAGCGGCTCCATCTTATCACCAGAAACAGTTCCCCACTGAACACCAATAAGCCACGCGAGATACAGAACCCGTAAGTCGCCCGAGAGCAGGTCGGCCCTGAGCGACGCCATGGAGGCAAGCCAGCCCGAACCGTCATCCCACTCATAGGAATCCTCCGGCATTTCCCCGATATCGAAGTCAAAAACCGTACTGTCTCCCAAGTCATATATGGACACTTCGTCAATGCCGGGCAAAAAATCCTTAAACCTGTCACGGTCAACGAATTTTTTCGGCAGCTTGATCATAAAACGGCGCGAGCCCCAGTTGGCGAGGTAGAGATGCAGATCAAACCAGCGCTTCATCATGCCCGCCGGGTCGGCTTTCAGGTCACCCCATTCGTAGTGGTTGGTAAAGCTTGTTGCCGTAATCTGCGCGCGACTTGAGATTCCCCGCAGCTGCGCCCTGTCCTCCTTGCTCAATGCTTGGTCTACAGCCTGAAACTCGTAGTACTGGTATTCGCTCATATTAGATACGCCTCGGTCCGGTTTTTCCTTCTGTGTTCGGCACCTTCACACCACAGCCGGGAATCGGCAGAGCATGCGCTCATAAGAAAATTCCGAAAAGATACAACGCTTCGGGAAGCACAGTTTCTCCCCACGCAGAAAGAATGTAATCGGGAAAGCAGAATTATCAATATGGAACGCTATTGATAATCACTGATCAGGACTGGACTCAGCCAGCGACGGTTAAGACGTAAAGACCATCTGAAAGTTTTATGAACAGGCTAAGGCAAGGTAGAATACAGAGGAAAAGCGGTCTTTGCGCTTGTTATCCGGAATATCACGGCAACCATGGAATGAAACAGAAAAAATCACCCGGCAAGAAAACGGCACCGGAAGCAAACGGCGCCACAGTAGGGTATGAGGCAAAACTCTGGGGCATGGCCAACGCGCTTCGGGGAAGCATGGACGCGGCCGAATACAAGCATGTCGTTCTGGGACTCATATTTCTCAAGTACATATCCGACGCGTTTGAGGAAAAACGTCGTGAGCTTGAAACGCAGGTATCTAAGGGGTCGGACCCGGATGACCCGGATGAATATCGTGCGGAAAACATATTCTGGGTGCCTACCGAAGCGCGCTGGCAGGACATAAAGGCGCAGGCAAGGCAGTCCACCATAGGAAAACTCGTCGACGACGCCATGGCGGGAATCGAGCGGGAAAACAGGGAACTTAAAGGTGTTCTGCCGAAAGACTACGCCCGCGCTGCACTGGACAAGCAAAGGCTCGGCCAGGTAATTGACCTTGTAAGCAACATAAAAGTCGGCAACCGGGACGCGCGGTCAAAGGATGTCCTGGGAAGGGTCTACGAATACTTTCTCTCGCAGTTCGCAAACGCCGAAGGCAAGAAGGGAGGCGAGTTCTACACCCCGCGCTGCGTTGTGAAGCTGCTGGTGGAGATGCTTGAACCCTACAAGGGGCGGGTTTATGACCCGTGCTGCGGCTCTTCTGGCATGTTCGTGCAATCCATCGAATTCGTTACAGCGCACGCGGGAAGTGGTGGCAGGGGAAAGTCAAAACTTCCAAAAGGCGTCAAACCCAATATCTCAATCTATGGGCAGGAATCAAACTACACGACCTGGCGGCTTGCTAAAATGAATTTGGCCATTCGCGGAATTGAAGCTCAGATTGCCCACGGCGACACTTTTCACAATGACCGACACCCCGATCTCAGGGCCGACTTCATTCTCGCCAATCCACCTTTTAACGTAAGTGACTGGGGCGGAGAGAGACTGAGGGAGGATAAGCGCTGGAAATACGGCGTTCCGCCCGAGGGAAACGCTAATTTCGCGTGGGTGCAGCACATAGTGCACCACCTCGCACCCGGCGGGACGGCGGGTTTCGTTCTTGCAAACGGTTCCATGTCTTCTTCCTATAGCGGCGAGAGAGAAATCAGAAAAAACCTTGTAGAAACTGGAATCGTCGACTGCGTGGTAGCTCTTCCGGGGCAGCTTTTCTATTCGACGCAGATTCCCGCGTGCCTCTGGTTTCTCTCCCGTGAGAAAAAAGAGGGGATTCTTTTCATTGACGCGCGAGGACTCGGACGCATGGTGGACCGCACACACCGGGAGCTGACCGATGAGGAAATCAGCCGCGTAGCCGTAGCGTATCGCGCGTGGAGAGGCAAGAAGAACTCCGGAGAGTACAAGGATGTCCCGGGGCTTTGCAAAAGCGCAACCTTAGACCAGGTGCGCCGCCACGGCTATGTTCTTACGCCGGGACGTTACGTGGAGGCGGAAGCGGATGAAGACGACGGCGAACCCTTTGAAGACAAGATGAAGCGGCTTACTCTCAAACTCCGTGAGCAGCGTGAAGAGGCAGCCAGACTTGACGCGGCCATAGCCTCCAATCTTAAAAAGCTGGGATATGATCTCTGATGACCTAAACTTCATGTCTTGTTTGTCGTGAGGAGAAAATAATAGAATGAAACTTGATGTCGAAACACTTGAAAGCGCGGTGGAGGAAATGGGAGATTTTCTGGAGAAATTCAGAGACTACGAAGCCTCCGACGACATTTTGCTTTTCAGAATTCTCCAGGCGGGTGTCATTAAAGCGTTTGAATTCACCTATGAATTGTCTGTCCGCTTCATTCGGCGGCAATTGTCCCAGACATCTTTTAACCCAGTCAACGTAGACGCCATGGATTTCCGCAGCATGATACGGGTTGCGGCAGATGCGGGACTGATCGCCGAACCCAGACGCTGGTTTGAGTACAGAAAGAAGCGAAACATCACCAGTCATACCTATGACAGGCATAAGGCTGAGGAAGTTCTTTCGATTGTGGATGATTTTCTGGAAGATGCCCGTTTCCTGCTTGCCGAACTTGTAAGGAGAAATACTCCCTGAACGCACGTATTGACATCTCGCCGGACGATTTTGAGATTGTCCGACAAATTCTCACTGAGCATGTCCCTGAACTTGAAGTCCGGGCTTTCGGATCCCGTGTTACGTGGACGGCACGGGAATACTCGGACCTTGATCTGGTGTTAATGACGGCTGAGCCGCTGGATATTATACGCATGGGTGACCTGCTGGAAGCGTTTGTACAGTCCGACCTTCCCTTCCGGGTGGATATCGTGGACTGGGCTTTAACTTCTGAGAGTTTTCGGAACATAATTGAAGGGGGATGTATTGTTGTTCAGAAAGGAAAAAAGCTCGATACGGACAACAAATGGCCAACAATGAGCTTAGGTGATTGTATAGTAATAAATGACTCCACATATTCCCCGAAAGAAGCTTGGCCTTTTATTAATTATCTTGACACTGGCAATATCACAGAAAATAGAATTTCTAAAATCCAAAACCTGATAACTGGAAGGGATAAGATACCGAGCAGGGCGCGCCGAAAAGTTTGCCTAGGTGATATTGTATATTCAACAGTTCGCCCAAACCAAAAGCACTTCGGGTTGCTTAAAAATATTCCAGAAAACTTTCTAGTTTCAACCGGCTTTTCCGTGATAAGAGCAAAGAGTAGTTACGCTCATACAAGCTTCATCTACTGGTTTCTAGCACAAGATCACATCGTTGAGTATCTTCAAACAATAGCAGAACATAGTACCTCGGCATATCCATCCATAAGACCAACCGACATTGAGTGTTTGAAATTCAAATTGCCTCCTCTCCCAGAACAACGCGCCATTTCCCATACCCTAGATGCCCTAGATGACAAGATAGAATTAAACAGGCGGATGAGCGAAACGCTGGAGGAGATAGCCCAAGCACTGTTCAAATCATGGTTTGTTGATTTCGACCCGGTACGGGCAAAAATGGAAGGCCGCTGGCGCCGTGGCGAGTCGCTCCCTGGTTTGCCAGCAGACTTGTGGGAACTTTTCCCTGAGCAGGTTGTTAACTCCAAACTAGGTCAAGTGCCAGATGGATGGAAAATTGCAACACTTAATGATGTTACTGAGCAACCCCGTAAGCCAGAGAATCCTATACATTCACCAGATACACTATTTAGTCATTTCAGTATACCGGCCTTCGATAATGGGCAAACTCCAAAACCAGAATATGGAAAGGACATCAAAAGCACAAAGCTGAAAGTGTTTCCAGAAACTGTGCTTCTTTCTAGGCTTAACCCGGAAATTGAACGTGTTTGGTTAGTGGACGTAAACATAGAGGAAAAATCTGTATGTTCAACTGAATTCTTAATTCTTCGTTCCCGTTTACCATTTACACAAAGCTACACCTACTGTCTTCTACGTTCCTATTTGCTTCAAAGGAGAATAAAAGCCCTTATAACAGGTACATCAAAGAGTCATCAGCGAGTTCATGCAGATGCTGTTTTATCTTTAGGTGTGATATCACCTCCTCAACCTGTTGTTGAAGCATTTGACTTAATTGCTACTAAATTACTAAACAGGGTTCTCCAGTGCCGCAGAGAAATAAAAGCTGCCAGCGCTCTACGCGATACCCTGTTACCCAAGTTGATTTCAGGGGAATTGCGAGTGACTTAACCTGTTGCGACGGGGACAAGAAAGGTACTTGTCATTTGGCATTCACCTTCAGCCAGAATATGCAAACGGGTTGCACAATTCCTCCTTTAGAATTAATCGTGCATTTTGCACTTGCTTTTCCGTGCCGATTTAGTATATTATCGTTCCATGATAAGCCATAATCATTTCGCAAATGAGCTTCTTCGTATCATTGAAGGGGCTTTACGTCTCGATATCGACAAGGTCAGGAATTATACCAATTTCTTGGCCGACAATCTTGAAAAGGAAGGGGAAGAGATATTGGCCAAGCGTTTGCGAAAACTGCTTGAAAAATCTGACCACCAGATTCGTCCAACTGACGCTGAATTCACAAACTTTCTTCCTGTAGACAGCGAAAGC is a window encoding:
- the metG gene encoding methionine--tRNA ligase, translated to MKKNQFYVTTPIYYVNDVPHIGHAYTTIAADTIARYKAASGHEVYFLTGTDEHGRKIEQTAETNGEAPIELADRVVVKFQDLWKLLGISNTDFIRTTEPRHREAVSEIWKLVEKSGDIYLDEYEGWYDVRNEAFITETQLEEIMKLPEESRPRLEKIKEQSYFFRLSRYQEPLLRHYREHPEFVKPGYRRNEVVSFVEGGLRDLSVSRTNFSWGIPVPGPEGHVVYVWFDALTNYLTSLGFPRETGDFKRFWPADIHLVGKDILRFHAVYWPAFLMSAGLPLPRTVFAHGWWTVEGEKMSKSLGNVVDPYKVVEEFGSEIFRYFLLREIPFGQDGDYSKRSLVNRVNGELVNGLGNLVSRSLGMIERYLGGIVPEPAEFTEREKEIEDSCRETGRLVRSDLEDLAFNRALSRIWEFIGLVNRYVDSEAPWKLAKQEGKEKKLETVLWTLAESIRVISILIYPFLPETSLDIRGKIGLPADAGVENAEWGHTKPGTSVVKGENLFSRIKEEEN
- a CDS encoding HI0074 family nucleotidyltransferase substrate-binding subunit; the protein is MKLDVETLESAVEEMGDFLEKFRDYEASDDILLFRILQAGVIKAFEFTYELSVRFIRRQLSQTSFNPVNVDAMDFRSMIRVAADAGLIAEPRRWFEYRKKRNITSHTYDRHKAEEVLSIVDDFLEDARFLLAELVRRNTP
- a CDS encoding DUF6088 family protein, whose product is MSSIADQIVKRLSEQKTGWVCTPKDFLDLGNRAAVDQALYRLVKAGQLRRVGRGLYDVPRTSKLLKRLAPADLYSAVAAVTRRDDAKIMRSGSVYANLLGLTNQVPAKVVYDTDGTSRTLTIAGFSVYFRHAPPSVMRWAGKPGARVVQALRWLGPYASKDPDVVPILKRVLPDYVKLDLSQGIRYMPGWMRPIVHDVTNNKAVGS
- a CDS encoding restriction endonuclease subunit S, giving the protein MLTEHVPELEVRAFGSRVTWTAREYSDLDLVLMTAEPLDIIRMGDLLEAFVQSDLPFRVDIVDWALTSESFRNIIEGGCIVVQKGKKLDTDNKWPTMSLGDCIVINDSTYSPKEAWPFINYLDTGNITENRISKIQNLITGRDKIPSRARRKVCLGDIVYSTVRPNQKHFGLLKNIPENFLVSTGFSVIRAKSSYAHTSFIYWFLAQDHIVEYLQTIAEHSTSAYPSIRPTDIECLKFKLPPLPEQRAISHTLDALDDKIELNRRMSETLEEIAQALFKSWFVDFDPVRAKMEGRWRRGESLPGLPADLWELFPEQVVNSKLGQVPDGWKIATLNDVTEQPRKPENPIHSPDTLFSHFSIPAFDNGQTPKPEYGKDIKSTKLKVFPETVLLSRLNPEIERVWLVDVNIEEKSVCSTEFLILRSRLPFTQSYTYCLLRSYLLQRRIKALITGTSKSHQRVHADAVLSLGVISPPQPVVEAFDLIATKLLNRVLQCRREIKAASALRDTLLPKLISGELRVT
- a CDS encoding BCCT family transporter, which translates into the protein MKREKEPARGQKIHKGRPYLRGRENIRILRLDFHAPSFVISSFVIIFFIVAGAVFQEKTAEVFAEARNLVVTLFHWWFMTSANIILLFCLLVMVSPLAKVRLGGAGAKPDYSYASWFAILFAASVSAGFVFFGVVEPVHHFQSPPLGIDPSDTESAFAIAVAGSVFHWGLHGWAIFAVAGLSMALFSQNMGMPFSLRSVFYPVLGNRVWGWTGHLIETLVVFSTLFGLAVSIGFGTEQITGGIDYLFGIPPSDLSKIILIVLVMLTAMAALLTGINTGIGLLSRMNIILAVSLMLFAISAGPTLDILRHCLVSTASYVANIVPLSLWTGREDVDFIHDWTVFYWAWWFCYAPFVGMFIARISRGRTVREFLFFVLVLPTVFCVLWMNALGGSAVFQFLFDGYAGVIETVDAGRPELALFKLLETLPLTKLFSVLSVLLLFFFLVVSLDSGSLAVDSITAGGKMDTPVPQREFWCFIAGVVPAVLMIAGGLRSFQAAVVVASFPLTILFIVMLFGIWAGLRRELRHPHHPKQPSRKDAK
- a CDS encoding class I SAM-dependent DNA methyltransferase → MKQKKSPGKKTAPEANGATVGYEAKLWGMANALRGSMDAAEYKHVVLGLIFLKYISDAFEEKRRELETQVSKGSDPDDPDEYRAENIFWVPTEARWQDIKAQARQSTIGKLVDDAMAGIERENRELKGVLPKDYARAALDKQRLGQVIDLVSNIKVGNRDARSKDVLGRVYEYFLSQFANAEGKKGGEFYTPRCVVKLLVEMLEPYKGRVYDPCCGSSGMFVQSIEFVTAHAGSGGRGKSKLPKGVKPNISIYGQESNYTTWRLAKMNLAIRGIEAQIAHGDTFHNDRHPDLRADFILANPPFNVSDWGGERLREDKRWKYGVPPEGNANFAWVQHIVHHLAPGGTAGFVLANGSMSSSYSGEREIRKNLVETGIVDCVVALPGQLFYSTQIPACLWFLSREKKEGILFIDARGLGRMVDRTHRELTDEEISRVAVAYRAWRGKKNSGEYKDVPGLCKSATLDQVRRHGYVLTPGRYVEAEADEDDGEPFEDKMKRLTLKLREQREEAARLDAAIASNLKKLGYDL